A window of Chryseobacterium aquaeductus genomic DNA:
ATAATAATAAGAGGATATTTAGTAGTTTTTTCATGAAGACTTTAAAAGGTAGCAAAAGTAGTGTAAAATATTTACAACTCAAATAAATACACATTTCCACCTTCACTTTTATCTTTTTCATCGGCAATCAACAACGTTTTATCATCAACAAAAACAACGGCTTCTTTTTGTGAATTATGATCGAGAGAAATTTTCTGAATTTTAGTTGAGCCGAAATCATTCGCCGAAAATCCCGATAAAACGTGGATATTCTTATGCGTCAGCAAGACAATCTGATTCTTATAATTAATTGAAGCTGAAGTAATTGCAGCATCATCGTAACCTCCTTCCAGTTTCAGTTTACCAACTAATTTCGCTTCAAAATCTCCATCTTTATTAGGAATCTGGAATACCAGAAAAGTTCCGTCAAAACCTTTGCTTCTGTTTTTGGTGAAAAGATAAAAATTGCCGTCTTTCTCTACAAAAGCTTCACAATCGTACAGTAAATTTGATTTCTTTGGCGGAAACTCAGTTTGTCCTTCGTAGTGAAATTTCGTTGTCTGAATGACTTTTGTCGACTTCTGAGAATCAGTTTTTAAATCTAATTTTAAAATAGAAAGATTCTGTCTGTCATTTTCGTTATTTCCGAAATCACCAACATAGATATTTCCGGCTGCATCTTTAGTAATGTCTTCCCAATCGTTGTTTTCAGCGTTTTCTACCAGGACATCCGTCGTGAGCTCGCCTTGTCGGTTCAATCCGTAGACTACATTTTTATTTCCTGCATCTTCGATTGCCCAAATGGTTTTCTGATCTTGCGAAAGAGCAATTCCTGAAACTTCTTTTAGTTTTTTGGGTAGAGAAAATTCGACCTTCAAATTATTGTCTTGTGACTGAGTATTTTCAGTTTTGGGATTGCATGATACGAAAAGTAACGTTGAAATCGTAAAAAGAATATTCATTTTCATTGGTTATAATTTAAAAGTTTTGCTTGCTCCCAAAGTTCGTCCATTTCTTCCAAATTCATATCAGATAATTTTAAATCTGCCTCAGCTGCAAGTTGTTCCATTTTCTGGAATCTTGAAATGAATTTAAGATTGGTTCTCTCCAAAGCTGAATCCGGATTTAACCCTGAAATTCTTGCATAATTGATTAACGAAAAAAATACATCGCCTAATTCAAGTTCTTTTTTATCTAAATTGGTTTCATCATGAAATTCCTGAATCTCTTCATCTACTTTTTTCCACGCATCTTCGGCATCGTGAAATTCAAAACCAATTCCTTTTACTTTATCCTGAATTCTGTAAGCTTTCACCATACTTGGCAATCCTTTTGGAACTCCGCCCAAAATAGATTTATTACCTTCTTTAAGCTTGAGTTTTTCCCAGTTTTGTTTTACTTCTTCTTCATCCTTCACTTCAACATCGCCATAAATATGAGGATGGCGGAAAATTAGTTTTTCATTCAGAGAATTGATGACATCGGCAATATCAAAACTTTCTTTCTCCGAACCTATTTTAGCATAAAAAACCAAATGCAGAAGTACATCACCGAGTTCTTTTTTAATTTCAGTTAAATCTTCCTGCAAAAGTGCATCAGAAAGCTCGTACGTTTCTTCCAACGTCAAATGACGAAGTGTCTGAAGCGTCTGTTTCTGATCCCACGGACATTTTTCACGAAGATCATCCATAATATCTAAAAGTCTTCCAAAAGCTTCGAGTTTTTCCTGTCTGGTGTTCATAATTGAGAATTAAAAAGTGTTGCAAATTTAGTGGTAATTTTCAGAGTTTCCGCAAAAGGACATAGGAAATGAAAGCGTTAAAAAAATAAGCGATACGAACGTTAAAAAAATTCTACTGTCTGAAGAGCGAGACCACTTTTAAACCGAAGAAATAATTTTGAAATCGCGCAAGTTTTAGAATTTTTAGTGAGTATCGATTATTTTTAGCCTTTCAGTTCCAAGTCTTGAACTTTTGTTTCTTTTGTTTCAAGACAAAAGAAATAAAAAAAACCTCATCATCGCTGATAAGGTTTTGTATAAATTCAGATAAACTAATTATCCCATTTTTCTGTGTGTACTTTTTGTAGCTGCTTTTGCTCCTGAGCTTGCTTTTACCTTTGGAGTTGCAGGTTTGTCAGCTTTTGGAGCTGCTTTTTTCGGAGCTGCTTTTTCTGCGGTGATGTCACCTTCAGTGCTTTCTCCTTCTAAAGTTTCAGGCTCTGCTTTTACAAAGCTTTCCGGCGTAATGTAACCAGCTTTGTGAAGAATATTGTACCATTGAGCCAATTTTTTGATGTCAGAAAAATACACTCTTTCTGTATCATAATTTGGAAGAGATGCTCCCATAAATTCTCTCAACTCATCTTCTGTAGATTTGTGAGAAATCGTTTCTTTGTACTCGTAGTTTTTTGCTATATTTTCAAAAACTTCAAATAATGGAACTTCTTTGTCGAATGTAAACATTGCAATATTATCCAACAAACTCACTTGGCTTGAGTTACCGATGCTTACTTTCTTTTTTGTTGTAACGTCTTCAATAATAAATCCGTTTTTCAATTGCGAAACTAATTTGTAAAGACCTGGTTTACCAGAAATCGAAATTATTTTTTCTAACAGCATAATCTTATTTTTTTAAATTTTAGCAATTTGCTCAAGACAAACTGCGCTTTATTATTTATTTATTTTCTACTTAATTACTTAGGAAATCTCATTTTATAGTTGATTGATACATCACCTTGAGAGATTTTCACCAATTTACCTTTTACCAGTTTTTTCTTTAATGAGCTCAAATGATCGGTAAACAGCGTGCCTTCTATATGATCATATTCATGCTGAATTACACGGGCTCTAATATCGGAAAAAGTTTCTGTATGCTTCACAAAATTTTCGTCAAAATATTCTATAACGATGGTACTTTTTCTTTTTACATCTTCTCTCACATCAGGAATCGAAAGACAGCCTTCATTAAACTTCCACTCTTCACCAGATTCTTCAAGAATCTGAGCGTTGATGAATACTTTTTTGAAATCTTTCAGTTCTTCAGCAATATCTTCGTAGTCTTCGTCTTCTGCCAAAGGAGTGACATCGACGATGAACATACGGATATCTAGCCCAATTTGTGGTGCTGCAAGACCGATACCATTGGCACTGTACATGGTCTCAAACATATTGTCGATGAGTTCCTGCAAACCAGGATAATCTTTATCTATATCTTTTCCTACTTTTCTCAAAACAGGATCTCCAAAGGCTCTAATTGGTAAAATCATCTTGTTCTTAGTTCTAAAAAATTCTGCAATATAATAGTTGCACTTACTTTATCTATCAATCCTTTCTCTTGTCTCTGTTTTTTACTTTTCCCACTTTGCGAGATAAAAAACGAAGCCATTTTTGATGTAAATCTCTCATCCAAACGGTGGATCTCAATGTCGGGAAATTCTTTACTGAAAAGTTCTAAAAATTTCAGAATATCAGTTTCCACCTCAGAAAGATTTCCCCGCAAATCAACCGGCAGACCTACTACCAAGTCTTCTACTTTGTTTTCATTGAAATATTTTTTCAAAAATTCCATCAAAAACTTTGTTTCTACGGTAGGTAATCCGCTTGCAATAATCCTCATGTCATCGGTTACCGCAATGCCACAACGAGCCTTTCCGTAGTCTATCGCAAGGATTTGTCCCATAAGTCTGCAAATTTAAGAAATTTTAATGATTTTACTCATAACGCAGCTTTTTTTATAAAATGATGTTTCATTCCACAATTTTTTTTTATAATTTTATTTATCCAAAATAAAAATTATGAAGAATCTCATCTTGGTAAGACATGCAAAAAGCGATTGGCCCGAAGAAATGGAAGACTTTGACAGACCTCTGGCAGACAAAGGTTTACAAGACGCAATCAAAATGTCTAAGTTTCTAAAAAGTAAAAATATTTTGATTGATCAATTCGTTTCCAGTCCTGCTGTGAGAGCACTAAATACATGCAAGATTTTTAATCAAACCTATCGATTAGATTTAACTACCAACGATAAGCTGTACAATCCTTCTGAAAATAATTTTAATTCTGTAATTTACGATTTGGATGATAAAGTAAATTCTGTGGCTTTATTTTCTCACAACAATGGCATTTCAAATTTTGCGAATTATATTACCGACCATATTTTTCATTTTTCAACGTGCGGTGTTGCAGGTTTTGAAGTTGACTGCAAATCCTGGTCAGAATTTGATGGTGCGAAGAAAAAGTTTTTGTTTTATTATGAGCCTAATAAGATTTAATTGAGATAAATATTTGTTGAATATTTTCGAGTTTAAAACATTCAATTAAGATCTTTTATGAGAATGTTTTTGAAAATGAAAGAAGTATGAGTTTTGGCTAAAGCCATTTGTTGGGATTAAAAGAAAAAACGGGCTAAGAGCCCGTTTCTACTGATATCTAAAAGGTGTACATTATTTAAAATTACTTTCTCTTCAAATCTAAATCATCAAAATCAAAACTAAAATCTGTGATATCTGAAATCGCTTTCATCTTTGCAGATTCTGCTTTTCCTTTTTCGTCATAACTGAAAATAATGTATGCATCGGCATCGTAACTTCTGTCGTCCCATTTAACTATAAATGAATTATTTGAATAAGGATGCAATTCACCTTTTAATCTCGGTGAGTTTTTACAAGAAATTCTATACGTATTTCCTTGCTGAGTAATTTCTACGTCGCCAAACCAGATATCATTGTATTTACCTGTAAATTGTTCTGCTTTTGGCTGAAGGTTTTTATCTTTTTTAAATGCATCTGACTTTGTGAAAGCTTCTTTCTTTTGTTTTTCATATTCAGCGTTGGCTTTTGACATTCTTTCATCGTAAGTTTTCAGCCAATTTCTGTCTGAAATACCTAAATAAGAATCCTTCAAAGTATTCGTAATTGTGTTGAAAGCTGCTCCTGATTGTTGATTGGTTAAAACTATAATTCCCAATTTCATATCCGGAATGAGAGTAAACTGAGTTACGGTTCCAATCAATCCGCCTGTATGCTGAACTTGCTTATGACCTTTAATATCACTTAAAAACCAACCCAATCCGTAACCATAAAAACCCGTATCATAAGGATTTTTCATCGTAACCGGACTTGCAATCTGCAAATTCCAAAGCTGCTGAATTTGTTTATCTGAAACTAATTTCGTTCCGTCTTTGGTCGTAAATCCATTAAGAAGAAATTCTGCCCAGGTCGTCATATCCTTAATGTTACTCATAATTCCGCCAGCTGCATTGGCTGTTTCGTTCCAGTCGTGAGGAACGGCGATTACTTTTCCGTCTGCCGGTGCGTGAGCATCGATTTTGTTGGCAATAGATTTCGCTCTGCTGTAACTTCCGAAACTTGAATTCATTCCGACAGGTTTCATTATTTTTTGCTCAATAAATTCTGCCCACGTCAAACCGGAAACTCTGTGAATTACTTCTCCTGCAACAATAAACATTACATTATTGTAATCTAAAGTTGTTCTGAAAGGATTTTCGGGTTTTAAATATCTTACGTTATGAACAATGTCGTTCACTGTTAAGCTTCCACCTTCTGGGAAGAACATTAAATCGCCTTGTCCCAAACCTAATCCGGCTCTGTGCGTTACTAAATCTTTAATGGTTACATTTTGAGAAACATATGCATCATTCATCTGAAATTCGGGGATGTATTTTGAAACTTTATCGTCCCAGTTCAATTTTCCTTCATCTGCTAAAATTGCCAAGGCAGTACAAGTAAATGCTTTAGAGTTGGAAGCAATTCCTACTAAAGTTGTATCATCCATAGGCTGTTTAGACGTTAAAGAACGAACACCGAAACCTTTAGAATAAATAATTTTACCGTCTTTGATTACTCCGACAGACATTCCCGGAACATCGAATGTTTTTAAGGTATTTTGGATCAATTCGTCCAGCTTTTTTTCTTCAACCTGAGCGAAGGTGATAAAAGAGACTAGAACAAAGAATAGAGATAGCTTTTGCTTCATTTTTTTAATTTTTTCAAAGTTAATCAATTCGGGATTATTGAGTAAATTTGCATCTCAAAAGAAATTTTCATTTAACAATGACCAAAATCCTTCTTCTTTCCGATTCCCATTCATACATTGATGATCGAATTTTAGATTATGCAAAACAAGCTGATGAAATTTGGCATTGTGGAGATTTTGGAAATTTTGAAATCATTGAACAATTAGAAAAAATAAAACCGCTAAAAGGTGTTTACGGAAATATTGACGGAGCAAAAATCCGTTCAGAATTCCCTGAAGTGAAACGTTTTTTTTGCGAAAATGTAGAAGTTTTAATGATTCACATCGGTGGTTATCCTGGGAAATACACACCGTTAGCTCAAAAAGAAATTTCTGAAAAAACGCCGAAGTTATTTATTTCAGGGCATTCTCATATTCTGAAAGCGATGTTTGATCAGAAAAATAATCTTTTACATTTGAATCCGGGAGCTTGCGGAAAACAAGGTTGGCATAAAATGAGAACAATGATGCGGTTTGTGATTGATGGTGCGGAAATAAAAGATCTGGAAATAATTGAATTGGGAACAAAGATTAAATTATAATTGTTAAATTTCCAGAATATTTGTCATTACGAAGGATTCTAAATTCATTTTTTAAAAAAAAATCAAGTGCTGAGATTCCAACGGAATGACAAACTTTAAGTAGATATTTTGTTAGAAAATATATGAAAATAGGCGATAAAGTTTCGGTGGTGGATGAAGATTTGGGCGGAGTAATCACTTCGGTGAATGGAAATATCGTGGTTTTCAAAGATGAATATGGTTTTACTTATCAATATCCGAAAGAAAAACTGGTTCCGAAAAATGCTTCTATCTATGAAAATATGAAAGTTGTACAAAAAGCGGAACCAAGAAAGGTGACTTCTAAAAAACACGATAAAAACCCTTTAATTCTTGACTTGCATTTTCATAATTTAGTTAAAAATCCGAATGACTACGACAGTTTCGAGAGATTGTTTATGCAAAAAGAAAAACTCGTACAAACTATTAATTTTTGCAGAAAAAATCATTTGAAAAGACTTGAAATCGTACACGGAATTGGCGATGGCGTGCTTCAAAAATTAGTCTGGGACGTGCTTGAAAGCCAGACAGGTCTGGATTTTTACAACAAAGAAATACTTCATCATCAATCGGGTGCGGTAATGGTAGAATTTCACTAAATTTGCAGCAATTGATATATGAATTTACTTACTTTACTTTTTACCAAAGACGGACTGATCTATCAGATTTCCAAGAACAAAAATGTTTTGGAGGAGAAATCTTATCTCGTGAATGAAGAATCTCCCAACAATTTCATTGCCGACAAACTGGAGGAAGCTTTGCTAAAACAGAGATATGATGAAGTGTCTGTGATCTCAGCGCTTAATCATTTTACGTTGATGCCGGAAGGTTTTTCTGAACATGATGCAGGATATGATTTAATTTCCTTCAATGCGCCTGTTGACAAAGAAAATGAAGAGCTGATGCTTTCAGTAAATAAGAAATTTCATGTTCAGTTTTATTATACTTTTCCGAAAGATTTTTATCGCAAAATTAAAGATCTTTCAATTCCTGTGAGATTTAATTTCTCGGGAGAAAAGTTTTTAAACTCGATTCATAATAAGAACAAGAAAGAAATTCATATTAATCTTTATCATAATCAGTGCGAGTTTTTTGCCATTGATAACAAGAAAGTAATTTTATACAATAATCTGGATGTCAACTCGGAAGTAGACTTTCTTTATTTCGTGATGTTTACATTAAGCAAAATCGGTTTCGGAATCAATGACACCAACTTTTTTGTGTATGGCGAAACGACAGAAAATGAAACATTCATTTCAGAACTTCAGAAGTTTGTGAAGAACATAAAGATTGTTTTTGATAATATTCCGAATAAGAATTTCATCTTAAACTAGATTACAGGTTGCTGTATAAAGATTTATCTCTTCTGCTAACCTATAATCTAATACCTAAAACCTTAAAAAAATGTACAGAATAATTGCCGGCAAATGGAAAGCAAAAAAAATAGCAGCTCCCAAAAACTTTGACGTAAGACCAACGACCGATTTTGCGAAGGAAGCTTTGTTCAGCATCATCGAGAATAAATATGATATGCAGGCGAGCTCTGTGCTTGATCTTTTTGCGGGCATTGGTTCCATCACTTTCGAATTTGCTTCAAGAGGCTGCAAAGATTTAACATCGGTTGAACTGAATCCTAAACATACTTCATTTTTAAATTCTACCGCTGCCGAATTGGGATTTAGTCTGAATGTAAGTGTACAACGAGGTGATGTTTTTGACTGGCTTAAAAAATTCAGAAACAAAAAATCTTATGAAATCGTTTTTTCAGATGCGCCTTTCGAGACAGAAGAGAAAAAATATATGGAATTGATTTCTCTGGTTTTGAATAATAAATATCTAAAACCCAACGGAATTTTCATCGTGGAGCACCAAAGCAGAATGAAACTCGACCATCCCAACTTGATTGATACCAGAAAATACGGAAATATAATTTTTAGTTTTTTTGAACCAAATCAGGAGGAAACAACAGATTTAGAAGAAAATCTGAAAATAATAAAAATCAACCGAAAATAACTCCAAAAAGAAGAATAATCTCTGAGAATGTGATGTTGAAATTTAAAAAACAAAATAGAATTTAGATTTTGGCTGAAGCCAATTTTAACACTGCAAAAAAAACGGGCTAAAGCCAGTTTCTATTGATGGTAATCTTACTATAAAACCTTCAATTCCAAATCGATCGTTTTCCCAAAGAATTTTTTCGAGATTTTCTCGAAGTTTTTTGTAATATCTGAAAGATAAAACTTGTAAGTTGGTTTCGGGTTACTCGTATTGAGAAGATGATATTTATCTAAAATAATATTCAGATGATTGGCTACAATATTAGGAGAATCTATCACTCGCACACGATTTCCATAATATTGTTTGATTTCGTCAATCAACAATGGATAATGGGTACAGCCTAAAATAAGCGTTTCGATATTTTTCAGTTTTGCATTACTCAGATAATTATAAATAATTGAGTGTGTAATCGGATGATTTTTAAAACCTTCTTCAATAGCGGGAACCAATAATGGCGTTGCCAACTCATCTACCTTGATAAATTTGTTGTGCTTTCGGATGCTTTTCTTGTACAAACCGGAATTCACAGTAGCTTTCGTAGCAATCACTCCCACATTATTATGGATTTCGTAAGCCACTTTTTCGGCAACCGGATTGATGACGTCTATCACAGGAACTTTTCCGGCAACAGATTGCATAACCTCATTCAAAGCGTTTGCGGTTGCAGTGTTACAGGCAATAACAATGGCTTTACAGTTTTGCTCCAATAAGAAGTTGGTAATTTTCGTAGAATATTCTATAATCGCATCCTTAGATTTTTCGCCGTAAGGAAGATGTTTGGTATCTCCGAAATAAATGAGATCTTCATGGGGAAGAAGTCTTTTGATTTCTTTAGCAACCGTTAATCCACCCACACCACTATCAAAAATTCCGATAGGCTGTTGAGGTGAAAGATGCGAATAATTCTGTTTTTTAGTTTTCAAACGAAGTGAAATTTAGTGCAAAAATACTTAAAGATTTTAAATTGTAGATTTTAGTTTTCAGTTTTTTAAACCTGAAACAAATCTGAAGCAATTCCATCAGCCATAAACCAATGTTTTTCAGGAATTTTGAGGTGATTATTTTCTTTAATTAAAATTCCGTCAGCCATTTTCTGCTGAATTTCTTTATTAAATGTATCTAAAATTTCTTCTTTGAATTTATTTTTTAAACTTTCAAGATCTACGCCCCAAGTTGTTCTCAGTCCGATCATAATCATCTCGTTAAACTGATCTTTAGGCGAGAGTATTTCCGTTTCTTTGGCTAAAAGCTTGGAGTTTAATTTTTTAATATACTGCTGATTATTGGCAATATTCCAGCTTCTGACGTCAAATCCGTTATAAGAATGGGCTGACGGACCAATTCCTAAGTACTCATTATACTTCCAATACGCTGAATTGTGTCTCGAATGAAAACCTTCTTTCGCAAAATTTGAAATTTCATAATGCTGAAAACCGTGATCCCTTAGAAAATCAGTCATGTAATAAAATTCCCTATTCTGCTCTTCTTCTTTAGGAGTTGAGACTTTTCCGTTGGCAATCCAACTTTCAAGAGCGGTTTTTGGCTCGACAGTCAGTGCATAAGATGAAATATGCGGAACTTCTAATGCGATAGTTTTGTTTAAATTCTGCTTCCAGATTTCTAAATTGGAAGTTGGCGAACCATAAATTAAGTCAATACTTAAATTTTCAAATCCAAAATCCTGTGCTCTTTTGATCGAACCTTCAGCATCAGAAGCATTATGTACACGATTCATCAGTCTCAAATCTTCATCAAAGAAACTTTGTGTTCCAATCGACAGCCTATTTATTGGAGAATCTGACAATCGTTTTAAAAAGTTCTTATCTAAATCGTCCGGATTTGCCTCTAATGTAATTTCAATATCAGAATTAAAACTAAAATATTTTAAAACTTCATCGATCAATGACTTAATTTCGTCGCCGGAAAGTATAGAAGGTGTTCCTCCTCCGAAGTAAAGCGACTGCAAATTTTCGTTTTGAAGCTCATCTTTACGAAGAAAAATCTCTTTTTTCAATGCAGCAATCATTTCATCTTTAAAATTTAAAGAAGTTGAAAAGTGAAAATTGCAATAGCTGCACTTCTGCTTGCAGAAAGGAATGTGAATGTAGATCATAAAAAAAGCTCTGAAAAAATTCAGAGCTCAAATTTATTTAATTTATATCAGATTAATATCTAAATCCTCTATTATTAATAAAGTTATCAAAGTTATAACCTAGACCTAGCATAAAGCTGTTTCCACCGTACTCCTGAATGTCAGACATTCCGAGGTTGTAAGTAGCACCCACCATAAATTTGTTGAATCTTACTTTTACAACTGGTGAAATACTCAACTGTTGGTTATCAAATCTGTTCTGAACACCTCTGTAGCTTACTCCGAAAGAGAATGCGTTGATGTCGTTTGAGAATGTAGCCATCAAGTTCAAATCCATCATTCTTGTAGAATTGGTATTCAAATTGATTAAAGCTGAAGGTGTAATGGCAATATTGTCTGCGATTTTCCAGTCGTATCCTAAGTTTAAGAAGAATTTGATTGGCGATGGCTCGTAATTGTTTACAATCGCTTCATCATTACTTAGAGCAATATCGTTTACAGATACACCACCGAATAATCCTTTGTATGTAGCTGCCATACCAAAGTTTGCATACGCAATAAAGATGTTACTCTCGTTTCCTTGCAATAATGGATCGAATCCGTCTTCCGTATTAATTTTAGAATAATCGAAATTCATATTATAAAAATTAACACTTGTACCAAAAGAAAACTGATCTTTTCTATCTCCTTCACTACTTAAAGGGATGAAATAAGAAGCTCCCGCTGTAATACCTCCCGCAGATATTGGACCGTTACTATCTCTGAAGACGGAAATACCCGCTCCCACTCTATCAAAAATATTAGCGTTGATCCCCACCGACTGAACGTTTGGCGACTCGCTAAATTTTGAAAATTGTTGTTGATAGTTTAGATTAAGCTGTACATAGTCCGTTTTACCATATTGTGCAGGGTTGAACAGGAATTCACCATCTAAAAGATATTGCTGATAGTATGGTAATGATTCTTGTGCTTTGTACGCATTAGACAAAAGAGCTAAACATACGATAGCATATAGTTTTCTCATAACAAATCTTGATTTCAATTCAACAAATATAAAAAAATTCTCAATATATTTTTAGTTTTCTAAATAATTTCTCCATTTTTTTACGGCATCCGTCATATCTTGGGGCATTGGGCTCTCAAAATACAATTCCTTTTTGGTAGTGGGATGTATAAATCCTAAAGTATGTGCATGAAGCGCATGTCTCGGTAAAATATCAAAAACATTTTTCACAAACTGCTTATACTTAGGGAGGTTAACTCCTCGAAGAGCGATATTTCCTTCATATCTTTCGTCATTAAATAACGTATGACCGATGTGTTTGAAATGCGCACGGATCTGATGAGTTCTGCCTGTTTCTAATTTGCACTCTACCCAAGTCATGTATTTAAATCTTTCTAAAACTTTATAATGCGTTACGGCATGCTTCCCAGCGCTTCCGTCTACATAAGTATACATCTGCATTCTATTCTTGGGATGCCTTCCTATATGACCTGTTATGGTGCCTTCATCTTCTTTTACGTTACCCCAGACAAATGCCCAATACAATCTTTTGGTTTTTCTCTCAAAAAACTGCTTTGCCAAAAAGCTTAATGCATATTCGTTTTTAGCGATAACTAAAAGTCCGGACGTGTCTTTATCAATTCTATGTACCAAACCTACTCTGTCTAAATCAGATTTTTCACCTTTTTTATCAAAATGGAAAGCCAAAGCATTCACCAAAGTCCCATCCCAATTTCCAAAACCAGGATGTACCACCATTCCGGGATCTTTATCTACCACCACCAAATCATCATCTTCATAGACAATATTGATTGGAATATCCTGAGGAATAATCACATTCAGTCTTGGTGGATGAGCAAGAAGTAATGAAATCTGATCGCCGGGCTTCACGCGGTAGTTTTGCTTTACAGGATTTCCGTTTACAACAACGTTTCCTGCTCTACAGGTTTGCGAAATTTTATTTCTTGAAGAATTCTGACGGAAGTTTAAAAGAAATTTATCAATCCTTAAAGGCTCTTGTTTTCCATCAACAGTGATATTCACATGTTCATACAAACCCTTATTTTCCTCATCAATATCAACATTGTTGGGATCTAATAATTCTTCGTCTAAAAATTCTTCGCTATCTTCTGTCATTCTATATCTTTTTACATAAAAGGCTTCAACATGTTAGAGTTGAAGCCTGAATTTTTTATAAATATATTTTTTACTGTATAGTTACCTTTGGTGGTTTAGGCTTATCTGCAACCTTTGTTGTCGTTTGCTTACTTGTATTGTCTGAACTAGCTTTAGGCTTCACTTCAGTAGTTTTCGTACTCACAGGTTTAGAAGTGGTGGTCGTAGCTGAAGTTTTCGGAGTTGTTGGTTTTGGTGTCACTACAGGCGGTGGCGATACATCATTCATAGGCGCATCTTCAAAATTCGGAACTTCCTCATATCTGATGGGTGCCAACGTGGTGTCTACCCTCATTCTGTACATAGAATTTAATTGTTCTATCCTGTCACGAAGTTCTGCCGGAGTTTTTTTACTTGCCCAAAGATCGATCTGCATACCCTGATCTCTCGCATCACCAGAGGCAGGATCTTGGTAGTAAACAATATCTGAATCGTCATTTCCACCATCTTCATATTCTACAATTCCTACATCGAAAAGATTTCTTGCGATATATGCTTTAGCATCTTTCACTGTTAAACCTACCAGATTAGGAATCGTAATATTTCTCATAGGTCCGGAACCTACCACAACATCAATAATAGAGAATCTTGGGATCTTGGTTCCCGGTTTTATAGCATTTCCTTTAAATAAAATTCTTAAAACAGCATCTTTTTGAATGCTTGGTTCAAAGATGGTATCGCCAACCTTCAGACCAACCTGATCCAATCGTTGAAATGCTAATCCTGAATATTTATTAAGAACATCCGGTACTGCAACTGGCGCCCAGCTTCTAGGATTTACTTTTAATGTAATAGCTCTCCCGTCTTTCACACGAGATCCAGGAGCAGGATATACCTGCAAAACCTGAAAAGGTCTGTATTTTGGATTATAGGTTGCACTATCTACT
This region includes:
- a CDS encoding PASTA domain-containing protein encodes the protein MLKSLFNWKVLVNLAVAIALFVGLVWLTFRWLEYHTNHGQEIPVPNVVNKSVHDAVKILEDTGLDYEVDSATYNPKYRPFQVLQVYPAPGSRVKDGRAITLKVNPRSWAPVAVPDVLNKYSGLAFQRLDQVGLKVGDTIFEPSIQKDAVLRILFKGNAIKPGTKIPRFSIIDVVVGSGPMRNITIPNLVGLTVKDAKAYIARNLFDVGIVEYEDGGNDDSDIVYYQDPASGDARDQGMQIDLWASKKTPAELRDRIEQLNSMYRMRVDTTLAPIRYEEVPNFEDAPMNDVSPPPVVTPKPTTPKTSATTTTSKPVSTKTTEVKPKASSDNTSKQTTTKVADKPKPPKVTIQ